A DNA window from Streptomyces sp. 71268 contains the following coding sequences:
- a CDS encoding WXG100 family type VII secretion target produces MSGDMDRGASLEKLKSLYEDFDKKAGELAALVKALNTKTTGSESYWKGPKANSFRDEWANVKPTFDKFVETLHSASKSAKTSHDNIERAT; encoded by the coding sequence ATGTCCGGTGACATGGACCGCGGTGCAAGTCTTGAGAAGCTCAAGTCGCTCTACGAAGACTTCGACAAGAAGGCGGGCGAGCTCGCCGCCCTCGTCAAGGCACTGAACACCAAGACGACCGGTAGCGAGAGCTACTGGAAGGGTCCGAAGGCGAACAGCTTCCGTGACGAGTGGGCCAACGTGAAGCCGACGTTCGACAAGTTCGTGGAAACGCTTCACAGTGCCAGCAAGTCGGCCAAGACGAGCCACGACAACATCGAGCGCGCTACCTGA